A single Rhopalosiphum padi isolate XX-2018 chromosome 4, ASM2088224v1, whole genome shotgun sequence DNA region contains:
- the LOC132928669 gene encoding uncharacterized protein LOC132928669 isoform X3 has product MDNVPFPYDLQLLCLHLLIYLLWKDHVEKHNNNNNNIITLKLIETEKRSSSSPSFTTTATTAISAAAVAAAALHNVQPPSDPFIASVLHPRQNPRPGRLLLENVNNRPQTMDRGTQANTDGPVEVITEAPTTSDGPTNNELFRKANIGVTNHTLMTNGGDNSSVDSLNSADSAKRDSEESVIELSEYHQPMIAKDDSDGPVNMSNGDGKSGGAGGKPSNGIVKEHPVDDDIDKTSCGMECLYFTMQCCECSIM; this is encoded by the exons atggACAACGTACCTTTCCCGTACGATTTGCAACTCTTATGTTTGCACCTGTTGATCTATTTGTTGTGGAAAGATCAcgttgaaaaacataataataataataataatattataacgttaaa GTTGATTGAGACGGAGAAaaggtcgtcgtcgtcgccgtcgttcACCACCACTGCGACCACAGCCATCTCCGCCGCAGCCGTCGCTGCAGCAGCACTCCATAACGTACAGCCACCGTCGGACCCGTTCATAGCGTCTGTGCTCCATCCCAGACAGAATCCACGGCCCGGCCGTTTGCTCTTAGAAAACGTCAACAACCGGCCGCAGACCATGGACCGAGGCACACAGGCAAACACAGACGGCCCCGTCGAGGTGATCACAGAAGCTCCTACCACCAGCGACGGTCCGACAAACAACGAATTG ttcCGTAAGGCCAACATTGGCGTTACAAATCATACATTGATGACCAACGGTGGTGACAATTCTTCGGTTGATAGTCTGAACAGTGCAGATTCTGCAAAACGTGACAGCGAGGAATCAGTAATTGAACTTTCCGAGTATCATCAGCCAATGATAGCCAAAGACGATTCTGATGGACCTGTCAACATGAGCAATGGTGATGGAAAATCTGGTGGAGCTGGAGGCAAACCTTCCAACGGTATTGTTAAGGAACACCCAGTTGATGATGATATTGACAAAACTAGTTGTGGCATGGAGTGTTTATACTTTACCATGCAATGCTGTGAATGTTCAATAATGTAA
- the LOC132928669 gene encoding uncharacterized protein LOC132928669 isoform X4, translating to MSLLWTPLRLIETEKRSSSSPSFTTTATTAISAAAVAAAALHNVQPPSDPFIASVLHPRQNPRPGRLLLENVNNRPQTMDRGTQANTDGPVEVITEAPTTSDGPTNNELFRKANIGVTNHTLMTNGGDNSSVDSLNSADSAKRDSEESVIELSEYHQPMIAKDDSDGPVNMSNGDGKSGGAGGKPSNGIVKEHPVDDDIDKTSCGMECLYFTMQCCECSIM from the exons GTTGATTGAGACGGAGAAaaggtcgtcgtcgtcgccgtcgttcACCACCACTGCGACCACAGCCATCTCCGCCGCAGCCGTCGCTGCAGCAGCACTCCATAACGTACAGCCACCGTCGGACCCGTTCATAGCGTCTGTGCTCCATCCCAGACAGAATCCACGGCCCGGCCGTTTGCTCTTAGAAAACGTCAACAACCGGCCGCAGACCATGGACCGAGGCACACAGGCAAACACAGACGGCCCCGTCGAGGTGATCACAGAAGCTCCTACCACCAGCGACGGTCCGACAAACAACGAATTG ttcCGTAAGGCCAACATTGGCGTTACAAATCATACATTGATGACCAACGGTGGTGACAATTCTTCGGTTGATAGTCTGAACAGTGCAGATTCTGCAAAACGTGACAGCGAGGAATCAGTAATTGAACTTTCCGAGTATCATCAGCCAATGATAGCCAAAGACGATTCTGATGGACCTGTCAACATGAGCAATGGTGATGGAAAATCTGGTGGAGCTGGAGGCAAACCTTCCAACGGTATTGTTAAGGAACACCCAGTTGATGATGATATTGACAAAACTAGTTGTGGCATGGAGTGTTTATACTTTACCATGCAATGCTGTGAATGTTCAATAATGTAA